TGTGTATCGCTCCGGTTCGGCCTATGGCCTGTATGCGATCGATTTGGACGTAGCGGATGGCGAGCCGCTCACCGCCCGACGCATCATTGATGGAAGCGCGCTAAAGCTCACTATTTTCGACATCGCTTTTCACCCTGACAACGGCTTCGCCTATGCAGTCGACCGCAGTGGCAACCTTCATGAAATCGATGTGTCTGTCGGTTCATCGCAACGTATTGGCAATGTGGGTGTGAGCGGAACGTTTGGCGCCGCGTATTTTGATGTCGATGGTTATCTTTACGTCAGCCGAAACTCGGACGGTTATATTTTTCGCATTAACCTGCAGGACGCGTCGCCTTCCGCTCAGTTCTACGCACACGGCCCCGCTTCGAACAATAACGACGGCGCCCGATGCGCCTTGGCCCCGATCGTCAGTGACACGGACTCTGACATCGACTTTGGTGATGCACCGGATAGTTACGGCACACTGCTCGAGAACAACGGCGCACGACACAACATCAGTGACAACACCGTCTTTCTCGGTGCGCAGGTGGATGGAGAAAGCGATGCCTACGTGGCACCCCTGGCCGACGACGAAGCCGATGGCGTCGACGATGAAGACGGTGTCCAGTTCGTTACAGGCTTCGAACTCGGTACGCAGTCGATCGTAATCGCGAATGCGTCAACCGCTGCCTATCTCAATGGTTGGATCGATTGGAACCGAAACGGCACATTTGACACCGACGAGCGCGTTATTTCACAACAGATCGTAACCGGTGGCGACAACTATGTGATGATTACAACGCCAATTTGGGCAGAAACCGGTCCAACATGGGCGCGGTTTCGACTATCGAGCACCGCGAACATCGGACCGACCGGTGGCGTAAGCGACGGCGAAGTGGAGGATTACCCCATTACAGTCGTCGCTAATGGTGTGACTGAGTCAACGTATCCGTCCGCCAATACTTGGTCGACCATTGCTTTTGAAGACAACTGGCCGCTGCAAGGCGACTACGACATGAACGACCTGGTTGCCCACCTGCGTTTTCGAGAGTTGGTGCGCGAAGAGAAGGTTGTCGGCATTGAAGTATCCGGAGAAATCGTGGCGGTCGGTGGTGTCTATCACAACGGCTTTGCGATTCGTCTACCCGGCGTCAATGCCACAAGTTTGCCGCAAAACGCCATCGAATTTTGGATTGATGATCAACCGCAATCACAAAGTCCGTTGGAGAGCGAGCAAGGGGAAGTCATCTTGGTGGTCACCAATGACGTGTGGGACCACGTATCGCCCGGCGAAGGGTGCACCTTTCACCGCACTGAGATCGGCTGCGAATCGCAAATTCAGATGACCTTTAAGGTTCGAGTGTCGTTCGGACTCGGCGTCGACTCAAGCGTCTTCCCAGCGGTTCCTTATGATCCGTTTATGTATGCCACACCCGGTTATGGTCGCGTCGGGTTTGATACGCCACCCGGCCGCGGACTGGAAATTCATCTACCGGGACAAAGCCCGACCGACCTGTTCGACATGTCGTTACTCGGGCAAGGCGATGACCGCTCCAATCCTTCGGATGATCTGTACTTCCGCACCGAAACCGGCATGCCCTGGGCATTGGAGATCGCTTCGGAATGGAAATATCCGCTTGAATTCGAGGACATTACCGATGCCTATCCGCTTTTCGAATCCTTTGTCATCAGCGCTGGGGAAGAGAACGCCACGTGGTATCTCCCTGAGAACGCCGATCTCTCGTTAATTTACTATCCGGAGTAATTCCAATGCGTAACTTTAAATCCTGGGCCATCCTTCCCCTTTTATACACGCTTGTGGCCTGCGGCGGCGGCGGTGAGGAGGAAGCGGCGCCGACTGCTCAACCCGTTGCAACACCTCCGACAGCGAGTGCGCCGCCACCCGAACCAACGAGCACGTCGGCCTCGGACATTGCCGTACCGAGCGGCTTTGACTTTAAAACCAGCGATACCCTGTCGGTGATGGTCAGCCTAAACAGTAGCTACCCCGACTCACTGTTTCTCACGGTCTGCCACAAACAGTCTTCGACGACATCGGGCGCAAATCAGTCCAACTATGAGGATTGCCTGACTCGAACGCGCATCGCAGACGGACAGTTCGAGGCTGACCTGATCATCTCTAACGATGTCGATGAGCTCATCGCCACGTTGTGGTCGTTTGATCCGGTTCAGGTGGTTAAAACCAGTGAATGGCAGCGCACCGCCAGCAGCACTCAACAGCTATTGATCGCCGAATAGTTCAATGCCGGTGTCCGTATCAGTCGGACACCGGCCCAAACCACGCGTCGGACGCGCTCGACCTGGCTGTTCGAAGAGGGTCCTAACCCCATAGCGGATGCTACTCGCCTTCAGGCTCACCGTCCGAAGACGCGTTCAGCGCCTCACGCACGAGCCCCATGAGTTCCTCGTCGGAGTAGCGGTGAGGACCCCATTGATTCAGCTCGACCAGTTTCGCGATTTTGGCTTTTATTGTCATTGCCTGCTCTTGCGCATTCGGCACAACCACATAGCGCTTAAACGGCTTCTCATCAAACAACGCGTGCAGGTACGCCGCAGACACTTCGTCGGGCTGCTTAAATGACAATTCCCGCTCTTCTGTC
This Pseudomonadota bacterium DNA region includes the following protein-coding sequences:
- a CDS encoding LruC domain-containing protein — translated: MKPAHTHTRPHYRSIATRLVLCVAGALSLLIGQQVSANAFDDCPSDAFLIQHTNARLFGVNLATGYYRELEDDLGTNDKINALGFNFHDNFLYGWGYEHRGPVKIGADYQISVLPAEGLPDTNFYVGDVAINENTYYVYRSGSAYGLYAIDLDVADGEPLTARRIIDGSALKLTIFDIAFHPDNGFAYAVDRSGNLHEIDVSVGSSQRIGNVGVSGTFGAAYFDVDGYLYVSRNSDGYIFRINLQDASPSAQFYAHGPASNNNDGARCALAPIVSDTDSDIDFGDAPDSYGTLLENNGARHNISDNTVFLGAQVDGESDAYVAPLADDEADGVDDEDGVQFVTGFELGTQSIVIANASTAAYLNGWIDWNRNGTFDTDERVISQQIVTGGDNYVMITTPIWAETGPTWARFRLSSTANIGPTGGVSDGEVEDYPITVVANGVTESTYPSANTWSTIAFEDNWPLQGDYDMNDLVAHLRFRELVREEKVVGIEVSGEIVAVGGVYHNGFAIRLPGVNATSLPQNAIEFWIDDQPQSQSPLESEQGEVILVVTNDVWDHVSPGEGCTFHRTEIGCESQIQMTFKVRVSFGLGVDSSVFPAVPYDPFMYATPGYGRVGFDTPPGRGLEIHLPGQSPTDLFDMSLLGQGDDRSNPSDDLYFRTETGMPWALEIASEWKYPLEFEDITDAYPLFESFVISAGEENATWYLPENADLSLIYYPE